A region of Myxococcus stipitatus DSM 14675 DNA encodes the following proteins:
- a CDS encoding dienelactone hydrolase family protein, whose protein sequence is MSSWQRQEGVHGEHLEYRAGETLCEAYVTWDARKEGRRPCVLLAHAWDGLNEPMRAKAEEFATLGFVCLALDVYGKGVRGGVTDDNSHLMGPLMADRALLRQRMVAGFEAARRHPLIDPERVAVVGYCFGGLCALDLARSAVPGLKAAVSFHGVLKPPRLGVQAPITAKVLVEHGWEDPTAPVEDVLALTRELTDARADWQLHAHGHAMHAFTYPGLDKREAGLQYHPDAARRSWASMLAFLDEVFATS, encoded by the coding sequence GTGAGTTCATGGCAGAGACAGGAAGGCGTCCACGGTGAGCACCTGGAGTACCGCGCGGGCGAAACGCTGTGTGAGGCGTATGTGACGTGGGACGCACGGAAGGAAGGCCGCAGACCTTGCGTGCTCCTGGCCCACGCGTGGGATGGACTGAACGAGCCGATGCGCGCGAAGGCGGAGGAGTTCGCGACGCTGGGCTTCGTGTGTCTTGCCCTGGATGTGTATGGCAAGGGCGTGCGCGGGGGAGTGACGGACGACAACTCCCACTTGATGGGGCCCTTGATGGCCGACCGCGCATTGCTGCGCCAGCGGATGGTGGCCGGGTTCGAGGCCGCACGGAGGCATCCACTCATCGACCCCGAGCGTGTCGCGGTGGTGGGCTATTGCTTTGGAGGACTGTGCGCGTTGGACCTCGCGCGAAGCGCCGTGCCAGGACTGAAGGCCGCGGTGAGCTTCCACGGCGTCCTCAAGCCACCGAGGCTGGGTGTCCAAGCCCCCATCACCGCGAAGGTCCTCGTCGAGCATGGCTGGGAAGACCCGACGGCACCTGTCGAGGACGTGCTGGCGCTGACGCGTGAGCTGACCGATGCGAGGGCAGACTGGCAGCTCCACGCCCACGGCCACGCGATGCATGCGTTCACGTACCCGGGGCTCGACAAGCGCGAGGCAGGGCTCCAGTACCACCCGGACGCGGCCAGGCGCTCGTGGGCCTCGATGCTCGCCTTCCTCGACGAGGTCTTCGCGACTTCCTGA
- a CDS encoding helix-turn-helix transcriptional regulator, translating into MAFLALPPHPALASLVLGYWFIEDLEGAYEGNPIRTTPHTAAVLTLNFGRPCRSEFSAGAPRASLLGVQSRPRVWHSGEGCSFVMVMLRPPGLARLFPSTGAESRDELIELGGLLGDGPSRRLGEDMAAIWEPRRVAKRLDAWLLQRAEATHGIEGELKRLGWAWVSLSSASRVDDAARVAGVSVRQLERWFQVHVGCSPKELQGLERMQASFRAAQMGQGDPLQGFSDQAHQIRQWRRYLGTTPGRYERASWSTLAEFFAQSRDAAPEGLSHFF; encoded by the coding sequence ATGGCGTTCCTCGCGTTGCCACCCCATCCCGCGCTCGCGTCCCTGGTCCTGGGGTACTGGTTCATCGAGGACCTGGAGGGCGCGTATGAGGGGAACCCCATCCGGACGACGCCGCACACGGCGGCGGTGCTGACGCTCAACTTCGGCAGGCCGTGCCGGAGTGAGTTCTCGGCGGGAGCGCCGCGAGCGTCGTTGCTGGGCGTGCAGAGTCGTCCACGGGTGTGGCACTCGGGAGAGGGGTGCTCCTTCGTGATGGTGATGCTGCGGCCTCCAGGGCTGGCGCGACTGTTCCCGTCGACGGGGGCGGAGAGCCGCGATGAGCTCATCGAACTGGGCGGGCTCCTGGGAGATGGGCCGTCGCGCAGACTGGGCGAGGACATGGCCGCGATATGGGAGCCTCGGCGGGTGGCGAAGAGGCTCGATGCGTGGCTGCTTCAGCGGGCCGAGGCGACGCACGGAATCGAAGGTGAGCTGAAGCGACTCGGGTGGGCCTGGGTGTCCCTGTCGAGCGCCTCGCGCGTGGACGATGCGGCGCGAGTCGCGGGTGTTTCGGTGCGGCAGTTGGAGAGATGGTTCCAGGTGCATGTCGGCTGTTCGCCCAAGGAGTTGCAGGGGCTGGAGCGGATGCAGGCCAGCTTTCGTGCGGCGCAGATGGGGCAAGGGGACCCGCTGCAAGGGTTCAGCGATCAGGCGCACCAGATTCGCCAGTGGCGCCGCTATCTCGGCACGACGCCGGGGCGTTACGAGCGGGCCTCATGGTCGACGCTCGCGGAGTTCTTCGCCCAGTCTCGTGACGCCGCGCCGGAGGGGCTCTCTCACTTCTTCTGA
- a CDS encoding bifunctional transcriptional activator/DNA repair enzyme AdaA encodes MGNSDYARIEQAILYLDAHAREQPSLDAVAAHVGLSAFHFQRLFTRWAGISPKRFLQMHTLSSARRLLAERRSVLDTSLAVGLSGGGRLHELFVTLTAMTPGEFKSGGEGLTVHHGVHETPFGACLIAVCERGICGLHFLTGATEAEALESLRAEWPQATFVESREETAGWVGRIFPESPPDARTPLSVLVKGTPFQVQVWQALLRVAPGEVATYEDLAKAIGRPKAVRAVGTAVGSNPVALLIPCHRVLRKTGVFGDYRWGPARKQVMLAWESLRYGAENEDGEVAALA; translated from the coding sequence GTCGCGGCGCACGTGGGGCTGAGTGCCTTCCACTTCCAGCGCCTCTTCACCCGCTGGGCGGGCATCAGTCCCAAGCGCTTCCTGCAGATGCACACGCTCAGCTCGGCGCGTCGGCTGTTGGCCGAGCGGCGCAGCGTGCTCGACACGTCCCTGGCGGTGGGGCTGTCCGGGGGCGGGCGACTGCACGAGCTGTTCGTCACGCTGACGGCGATGACGCCGGGGGAGTTCAAGTCGGGTGGGGAAGGGCTCACGGTGCATCACGGCGTGCATGAGACACCGTTCGGCGCATGTCTCATCGCGGTCTGTGAGCGAGGCATCTGCGGGCTGCACTTCCTGACGGGCGCGACGGAGGCGGAGGCGCTGGAGTCCCTGCGCGCGGAGTGGCCGCAGGCGACCTTCGTGGAGTCGCGGGAGGAGACGGCTGGGTGGGTGGGGCGCATCTTCCCCGAGTCGCCGCCGGACGCGCGCACGCCGCTGTCGGTGTTGGTGAAGGGGACGCCGTTCCAGGTGCAGGTGTGGCAGGCGTTGCTGCGCGTGGCGCCGGGAGAGGTGGCGACGTACGAGGACCTGGCGAAGGCCATTGGCCGGCCCAAGGCGGTGCGCGCGGTGGGCACGGCGGTGGGGAGCAATCCGGTGGCGTTGCTGATTCCGTGTCACCGGGTGCTGCGCAAGACGGGCGTCTTCGGGGATTACCGCTGGGGCCCCGCGCGCAAGCAGGTGATGCTGGCGTGGGAGTCGCTGCGGTACGGCGCGGAGAACGAGGACGGAGAGGTCGCGGCGCTGGCGTGA